Within Legionella birminghamensis, the genomic segment GGTGGGTTCATCCGCCAGAATGACCTCGGGTTCAGTCACTAAGGCGCGGGCGATTGCCACACGCTGCTGCTGCCCGCCTGATAATTGGGTAGGCTTATGCTGGGCGAATTTTTCCATTCCCACCCGTGACAGGGCAGACATCACCAGATTTTCTGATGCCTCTGAGCCAATGGAGCGATAAGTTAAGGGTAAAGCGACATTCTGGCGTGCAGTGAACCGGGGTAATAAATTGAACTGCTGAAAAACAAAGCCAATGTTACGATTGCGGTGGCTGGCGAGTTCATCTTCTGATAAATCAGCGACCGGCTGCTGATTGAGATAATAATCCCCCTTATCGGCCTTATCCAGCAAGCCTATGATATTCATCAGGGTGGACTTCCCGGAGCCGGAGGCACCAACAATGGCAAGTAATTCGCCGCGTTTAACGGTCAGGGAAACCTGTTTGAGAACCTGACTGCTCACTCCCCCAATGGTATAACGCTTGCATAAGTTTTGGATGCGAATCAGAGCGGAATTAGTCATAAACGATTACGTCCCCCTCCTTCAAGCCAGCGACAACGCTTACTTTATCCACTTGAGAAGCACCTGTTGCAATGGGCTGTCTACTGATTGTGCCGTCCGCCTGACGCAGATTGACCATGCTGCGGCCATTATCCTGGGAAACGGCGGCAATGGGAATGAGTAGATGCCTCTCTTCTTCTGTGGAGAGCTCAATAGAAGCACTCATCCCTACTTTAATCAGCGCCTGCTGTGCCTTGCTTAAATGCTTTACTTCAACAATAGCGCTGAATGAGGGCAGGGCACCGCCATTCGCCGTGGCCTGGGCGTTGACCGCCACCAGCTCCCCGCTCAATGCTTCCTGCCCCAGAGCGACACCAGATACAGTGGCTTTCATTCCAGGGTGTATTTTATCAATGTCCACCTCGGGCACATCAATTTCCACACTGATGCCGCTCATATCGCCAATCAAAGCAATGGCCTGCCCTGATTTGACCGCAGAGCCGACTGTCAAGCGCCCGGTCTTGTCATCGCCGCTTTTCGGAGGATAAAGCAGGATACCGGTTTCCGGCGCCTTAAGCTGGATTAGATTGTGATTAGTGTTTAAGGCTTGTCTGACTTTATCAAACTCCGACAGACTTAAGCTGGATAAATCCGCACCCTCATCCATTTTTTCCAGTATCTCGCTTAATTTACGAGTCGCCTGCATCAAAGTGATGCGCGCTGTATCAAGGCTTGATTTTTCACTAAGATAATTATTTTTTGATAATAAGCCGGCATCCCAGAGCTCCTGCGTGCCGCTAAACTTCGCCTTGGCAATGTTATAGCTATCCTTGGCTTTCAGATAGTCAGTCAAAATTTCATTGTATTGCTTTTGTAATTCATTGGAATTAAGCACCACAACCACATCACCCTTATGAACTAATTGACCGTAGTGAAAATTCATTGTTTCAATGATTGCATCCATTGAACTGCTCAGGGTGTTTTCTTTCAAGGGCTGGATAATTCCGGTAAAAGCCAATGTTTTTTTCATGGGTTCCGGTTTCACCACATAGCTTTGCCCACCGTGGCTTGCAGGGGAGTCGTCACCGCAGCCGCTCAATAAGGCCAGAAAAAATAAATACGTTATAAATTTAAAAAGTCTCATTCGCC encodes:
- a CDS encoding ABC transporter ATP-binding protein, which encodes MTNSALIRIQNLCKRYTIGGVSSQVLKQVSLTVKRGELLAIVGASGSGKSTLMNIIGLLDKADKGDYYLNQQPVADLSEDELASHRNRNIGFVFQQFNLLPRFTARQNVALPLTYRSIGSEASENLVMSALSRVGMEKFAQHKPTQLSGGQQQRVAIARALVTEPEVILADEPTGALDSRTGTEVMNLFLALHAEGRTIIMVTHDEQIAAQCQRRIVLCDGEIVG
- a CDS encoding efflux RND transporter periplasmic adaptor subunit, whose protein sequence is MRLFKFITYLFFLALLSGCGDDSPASHGGQSYVVKPEPMKKTLAFTGIIQPLKENTLSSSMDAIIETMNFHYGQLVHKGDVVVVLNSNELQKQYNEILTDYLKAKDSYNIAKAKFSGTQELWDAGLLSKNNYLSEKSSLDTARITLMQATRKLSEILEKMDEGADLSSLSLSEFDKVRQALNTNHNLIQLKAPETGILLYPPKSGDDKTGRLTVGSAVKSGQAIALIGDMSGISVEIDVPEVDIDKIHPGMKATVSGVALGQEALSGELVAVNAQATANGGALPSFSAIVEVKHLSKAQQALIKVGMSASIELSTEEERHLLIPIAAVSQDNGRSMVNLRQADGTISRQPIATGASQVDKVSVVAGLKEGDVIVYD